The sequence below is a genomic window from Streptococcus oralis.
AAGGCCAAGAAAAAGGTTTGGGTGAGGATCAACATGAGACGACCATCACCAAACATGGTTTTAAAATGGCTCAAGCTAAAACCAGTAAAGCTGTTCATATCATCGCCAGCATTAAAGGCATAGCCAATCAAGTAAAAAATTGGCAAATAAAGGATGATAAAGACAAAGGCTAGGTAGAGATTGGCAAATTTTTTCATCGTTCTCTCCTTTCCTTGGTCACCCACATGGTGATGAACATGGTCAGGATGAGGATTACACCGATGGTAGAACCCATTCCATAGTTGTCATTGGTCAGGAAGTTCTGCTCAATGGCCGTTCCCAGTGTGATAACGCGGTTACCCCCAATCAAACGTGTCAGCATGAAGAGACTCAAACTGGGGATAAAGACGGACTGGACCCCACTTCTCACTCCATTCATAGATAGAGGGAAAATGACATGACGGAAGGTCTCCCACTTGGTCGCACCGAGGTCATAACTGGCATTGATAAGATTGTTATCCATATCGTCCAAGACATTGAAAATCGGCAAAATCATAAAGGGAAGCTCGATGTAGCTTGCGACAAATATAAAGGAGAAATCAGTAAAGAGCAACTGCTGCGAACCGATTCCGATGAATTCCAAGAATTGGTTAATAGAACCATTCTGACCAAAAATCCCGATAAAGGCATAGGCCTTGAGGAGCAGGTTAATCCAGGTTGGCAGAATAATCAGCATGAGCCAGAGTTGACGGTGCTTGAGACGGGTCAAAAAGAGGGCCGTTGGATAGCTGATAAGCAGCGTCACCATGGTCACAATCCCCGCATAGAGCACAGAGTTGAAACTCATTTTGAGATAGGTCAGATTTTGTGACGCAAAGTAGGATTTATAGTTTTCTAAACTAAACTGCCCTTCAATGTTGAAAAAGGATTGACCGAAAATCAAGACCAAGGGTGCAAGGACAAAGAGGGCAATCCAAAGCATGTAGGGCACTACAAAGAGTTTAGAGGTTGTTTTCTTCATCTCTTTCCTCCTCGATCGCGTTAATTAGACCTGCTTCTTGCTCTTCGATTTCTACGTACTCCTCGATACGAGCATCGAACTCTTCTTCGGTTTCGTTGAGACGCATGATGTGGATATCTTCTGGTTCAAAGTCCAGACCGATTTCCTCGCCCACAATGGCCTTACGAGTCGAGTGGATCATCCATTCATTTCCGAGTTCGTCATAGGCGATAATCTCGTAGTGAACCCCACGAAAAAGCTGAGTATCAACCTTGACTTGGAGCTTACCTTCTTCAGGAAGGGTAATGCGCAAGTCCTCTGGACGAATGACAACCTCAACAGGCTCATTTGGCTTCATCCCTCCATCGACCGCTTCAAAGCGTTTGCCGTTGAACTCGACCAAGTAGTCTTCAATCATGGTTCCTGGCAAGATGTTGGACTCACCGATAAAGGTGGCAACAAAGTGGTTGATCGGCTCATCATAGATGTCCACTGGCGTTCCTGACTGGACAATCTCGCCATCATTCATAACGAAAATCCAGTCACTCATGGCCAGGGCTTCTTCCTGATCGTGAGTGACAAAGACAAAGGTAATCCCCAATCGTTGTTGCAATTCACGCAGTTCGTACTGCATATCTGTTCGCAACTTCAAGTCCAGCGCTGATAAAGGCTCGTCCAGCAAGACCACACGGGGTTGGTTGATGATGGCACGGGCAATGGCCACACGCTGACGTTGTCCTCCAGAGAGTTTACGAATGGAACGCTTCTCGTAACCTTCCAACTGAACCATCTTGAGAACTTCCGCTACGCGTTGTTCGATTTCTTTCTTGTCGATTTTACGCAAGCGGAGTGGAAAGGCAACATTTTCAAACACATTCATATGTGGAAACAAGGCATAGGATTGGAAGACCGTATGAACATCACGCTTGTTGGTTGGGATGTCGTTGATTCGTACCCCATCCAGCAAAATATCCCCTGTCGTCGCATCCAGTAAACCTGCAATGATGTTTAGGATGGTTGATTTCCCTGAACCTGATGCGCCTAAAAGGGTATAGAACTTTCCTTCTTCCAACTCAAAGTTAATGTCTTTGAGAACCTTGGTGTTGCTGTCTTCAAAAACTTTAGAGACGTTTTTGAATTCAATAATTGGTTTTTTCAATTGGCATAAATTCCTTCTTTTTCATAAATTAACAGATCAGGGCTCTGTCAGGCCGCTACTACCTCTTGCAGGGAGTAAAACCACCTGCATACATCTTCGCTACCGATAGGCTTTCACCCCCTTTCCATTGACATAGCAGCAGCTATTCTGGCGAAACCTTATTCCTTCTCACCCAAGATTCTAACTTCTCTCTCAAGGGTGACACCTGAGTGTTCCTTGACTTTTTCAATAACAGATTGGATCAAGTCCTCGTAGTCTTTCGCCGTTCCGTCAGCAACATTGATCATGAAACCAGCATGCTTTTCAGATACTTCAACACCACCGATACGATAGCCTTTCAAGCCAGCCTCTGAAATTAACTGTCCTGCAAAATGCCCCACTGGACGCTTAAAGACCGAACCACAAGATGGGTATTCTAGAGGTTGTTTGAGTTCACGTAGGTGCGTCAAGCGATCCATTTCCTGCTTGATGACCTGGTGATTTCCTGGAGCAAGAGCAAATTTAGCCGACAAGACAATGGCCCCAGAATCCTGAATAGCTGAATGGCGGTAACCAAAAGCCAAATCCTTGGCTGACAAGGTCTCGATTTCCCCTTCCTTGGTCAAAATTTGACAAGACTGCAAGATATGAGCAATCTCACCTCCGTATGCACCTGCATTCATAAAGACAGCTCCACCGATGCTTCCTGGAATGCCGCAAGCAAACTCAAAACCAGTCAAACTATGACGAAGTGCAATACGTGTTGTCTCGATCAAATTAGCACCCGCTTCTGCCTCAATGGTATAACCATCAACTGAAACGTTATTAAGCTTATCACACAAGATGACAAAACCACGGACTCCACCTTCACGAACGATGATATTGCTGGCATTTCCTAGCACCATCCAAGGAATATTCTCCTGATTGGCAAATTGGACGACACGCGCCATCTCATAGCGATTGCGTGGCAAAACTAGGTAATCCGCTCGACCTCCTACCTTGGTATAGGTATAGGTCTTCAAGGGTTCCTTGAAACGGATATCAATCCCTTCTAAGATTTCAAGCATTTTTTCTTTTACTGACATGTCACTCTTCCTTTTTCAAAATTCATTCCATTATACCATTTTTAGAGACATTTGACGACAGGAAAATTCTTGGTGTCAAAGCATTGCGTAAAAAAAGAGGTTTCCCTCTTTTTATGATTTTTTCCAAAATGTAGATTTTGTAAGCCAGATAAAAGCTAGTACTTCTAAAAGAAGAATGACCTCCACTAGAAGTGGATTTGCAATCCATCCTACTTGAGATAAGGCTGGAGCCAAGTCAAACAAGGCATGCAAACCATAGGCAGCAACGAGGTAGATCCATTTCTTTTGACGAACACTTTGATAGACCCAGATGGAAAGACCAATTTGTAGAACCAGAGCAAGCACACGTTCAACTCCTAATAAATAAACCTGCCATACCGATAGAGACTGAACCGTTTCGAGGGTAGACTTTGGAAGGAGATTGGCTACATCAGTATTTGAAGACTGGATGAGTGAAAAGAGGATCAAAAGACTAATCAAACTTCCTAACCCGAGATAGAGCAACTCCAAGCCCCCATGTCCCAAGCCATAAGCCAAAGCATCTCTATCTTCTAGACTTCTCTTTTTCTCCAACCATTTAAAAAAGACAAGGCGGGCTGTTTCCTCAAAGAGGGCCGCCATGGCGATTCCATAAAGGACATATAAGAAAGGCTGCTCCTGCATGAGCGGAATGGTTCCATCTTTTTGCGGATGGAGTATCAGAAGGTGAACAATCTTCTCTAACACTTGAGAAGAAACAAAAAATGCGATTGCCCCCAAGCCCATCACTGCAAGAGAGATCTTAAAGCGTTTTTTTGCGTACCAAGTCCCACCTACTAGGACTAAAACCAAAGCGATCATGGTAAGGATAATATGTAGTGTCATCTTTTTCTCCTATTCTGACTTATCAATGTCTTTCTTCATCTCGTCAACGTTAAATTTGGCAAATAAATACTGGCGATCTTGGACTGGAAAACGTTGGTCCAACTGGTCGACTGCCCCAACCTCAATCATTCCTTCTTTGATAACAAAGTCCATCACATGCCCACCAAAGGTCAAATCATCTGAGATAAAATGCAAATGGTAGCCTGCAACACTCACCCCATGGAAAATCTCCGGTGTCCAAAATCCAACAATGGTTCCCGATACATTTTCACGGCTATATTCAGGTTGGTGAGTCGCCACATCAGCAAATTTGGTATCAGGTGTGGATTTGGGAATCATCCGCACGTGCATTTGTGAAAATTCGCCATGAATCTTGATGGAGCGAAAGAGATTTTCCCCATCATAGTAGGACTCAATCCGCTTTTCCAATTCCTTGTCCGTCATCTCAAAGCGCTGGCGGAAAATCACTTCTGCCTGATGGGGAACCACTGCCGCATAAGGAATAAGGGCATCAGGTGCGACTTCTACAATTTCAGGTTGTTCCCCTGAACCTTTGGCTTGGTAAGCCTTGCCATCAAGGACAATCAACTCCCCATCAATCGAATCAAGGGTTCCTAAACCAAGGTCGCCATGTTCCAGCAATTCTCCTACTGTCATGGTTCCGCCATAGAGACCAGCCATAAGGGCACCTAGAGTATTGTATTGAAATAATTTTACCGGTTCCTGCACTTTTCTATCCATTCTCTTTCTTATCTTCTTTTCAATGAATCATCATACTTTTTAAGTATACCACATTTGCTCCTAGATGTGAAAGGGAGAAATGCTTTTCCCATTGCCAAGTAGGCAAAAAAAAGGTACAATGTAACAAAATCAAGGGAGGTCTGGAATGAAGAAAGAAAGTAAATACCAAGCAGTCGTTTCCTTTCTAAAAAAGGGGATCGAATCAGGAAAATTTCCAACAGGTAGCCGGCTTCCCTCCATCCGTCAACTGAGCCAAGACTTCCACTGTAGCAAGGACACTATCCAACGAGCCCTACTGGAATTACGCCATGAACAATACCTCTATGCCAAACCCCAAAGTGGCTACTATGTTCTAGAACAAGGACAGCACCAAGACTTGGAAATCGAAGTCACTGACGAACATGCTAGTGCCTATGACGACTTCCGACTCTGTATCAATGAAACCCTGATAGGCCGAGAAAACTACCTCTTCAACTACTATGACAACCAAGAAGGCCTTGAGGTGCTGAGACAATCTGTCCATCAACTTCTTTTCGACCAAGCCCTCTACTGCAAACCCGATCAACTGGTTCTGACTTCTGGTACCCAGCAAGCTCTCTTTATCCTTTCTCAGATTGACTTTCCGAGCAAGGGAGCGGAGATTTTGGTCGAACAGCCGACCTATCACCGGATGAATCGTCTCTTGGTCGCTCAAGGATTAGCCTACCAGACCATTGAACGCCGTATTGATGGCATTGACCTTGAAAAACTGGAAGAACAGTTTAAATCTGGGAAAATCAAGTTTTTCTACACCATTCCTCGCTTCCACTATCCCCTAGGTCATTCCTATTCTGATCAGGAAAAAAGGGCTATTTTGGATCTAGCAAACCAGTATGGTGTTTATATCGTAGAGGATGATTATCTAGGTGACTTAGACTCTAAAAAGGGACAAACTTTCCACTATCTGGATACTGAGGATCGGGTCATTTATATCAAATCCTTCTCAACCAGCCTCTTTCCAGCCCTTCGTATTACCGCTCTCATTCTCCCAAATGCCCTAAAAGAGGCTTTTGTTTCCTACAAAAATATCCTGGACTATGACAGCAATCTTATCATGCAAAAGGCACTCTCTCTTTACATCGACAGCCAGTTATTTGAAAAAAATCGACTAGCTCGATTGACCCTTCAAGAGAACTATCAAGCTCAGATTAAGGAGGTACTTGAAAAAAACACCTGTCCCTTGCCCCACTATTCTCTACACGATGGTCTTTTGCTTGATTTGAGAAACTATCCTAAAATTGCCAGTTTAAAGCATAGCTCACTCAAACTAGACTTTTTTGAGAAGGCTTATTTGAAAACCTGTCCATATCAATTTGCAAAAGTCACTCTCGAAAATCTAGAAGAGTTATTAGAATACATAAAAGCAGAATTGGATTAAAGTCCAACTCTGCTCTTTTCTTATTGTTCAACTTCTGTTAGTTTCGCTGCTTTTTCTAGATAGCTTTGATAGGTTCCGTCATCTTTTAGTTTTTGGATAACCTTATCGACTACTGCTTTCAAGTCTGATTGATTCTTCTTGATAGCAACAGCATTGGCTTCGCCATCTTTCATCGTCAAATTAACAGTTGCAACGGCAAGATCTGAGTTTTTACCTGCGTAGCTAAGAGCAACTGGTTCATCCATATGAACAGCATCCACTTTTCCAGCCTGCAATTCATTAACTGCTTCCCCCATATTGGTCAAGGATGTCAATTGGGCATTTGGCAATTGTTCCTTGACCATGGTTTCTGGAACAGTTCCCTTTTGAGCTGCAATATTGGCACTTGCGAGGCTTGAAAGATCCTTGTATTTGTCTAAATCGGCTTTTCTAACCAAGAAGCTCATTTTGTTTTCATAGTAAGGGATTGAAAAGTCAAAGACTTCCTTTCTCTCATCTGTAGCACTAATTCCTGCAATGGCCAAGTCAGCCTTTCCAGTTTGAAGACTGGTCAAGACATTGTCAAAACTCATGCTAGAGATTTCAAGTTTAACCCCAAGCTCATCTGCAATCGCTTGAGCCATATCAATATCTGCCCCAACCACTTGGTTTTTACCATCTACCAAGGATTGGAATTCAAATGGTGCATAGTCTGGGCTGGTCGCAACGACTAGCTTGCCTTTTTGTTTGATAGCCTCCACAGCAGACTGAGAACTATCCGTACTTGATTGGCAAGCTACCAAAACCATGCTGGCAAGCATGCTACATACAACTAACATCCATTTTTTAAATTTCATAAATAAACGACCTTTCTGTTATTTCTGAATAATTATAACCTATTTGAAAATACTTGTCAACATTTTCAGAATTTTCATTTCAAAAAAATTCCATTATTATTCAAAAAACAAAGACTAATCTGAGTCGATTAGCCTTTTTAGTGCATATTTAATCCATTTCTTAGAGTTCGACGATTTTACCTGTTTCAAAGTAAACAACCCATTCACAGATATTTTTTGCGTAGTCTCCGATACGTTCCAAGAAAGAAATGACCTGGAAGTAATCACGGCCTGTAACGATAGCTTCAGGATTTTTCCTAATTTCTTCTGTAGCCAAATCACGGATGCTATCAAAGTAATGGTTGATTTTTTCATCCATCGCTGCTACTTCGTAGGCTTGATCCACAGAACCGTTGAGATAGAGATCTAGAGCTGCTTCGACGAAGTTTTTCACATCGCGTCCCATCTTTTTGATTTCTTCTTCAACAGAAGGGATACGTTGCTCCCCCTTCATACGAATGGTCGCCTCAGCGATAGACACTGCATGATCTCCCATGCGTTCCACGTCTGACACTGCCTTGAGAACGGTCAAGACGGTACGAAGGTCTTGCGAAACAGGTTGTTGGAGGGCGATCATTTCAAATGATTTCTTTTCCAACTTCACTTCATATTCATTTACTTCTGCATCGTCTTCGATGACTTCTTTTGCCAA
It includes:
- the budA gene encoding acetolactate decarboxylase, whose translation is MDRKVQEPVKLFQYNTLGALMAGLYGGTMTVGELLEHGDLGLGTLDSIDGELIVLDGKAYQAKGSGEQPEIVEVAPDALIPYAAVVPHQAEVIFRQRFEMTDKELEKRIESYYDGENLFRSIKIHGEFSQMHVRMIPKSTPDTKFADVATHQPEYSRENVSGTIVGFWTPEIFHGVSVAGYHLHFISDDLTFGGHVMDFVIKEGMIEVGAVDQLDQRFPVQDRQYLFAKFNVDEMKKDIDKSE
- a CDS encoding PLP-dependent aminotransferase family protein — translated: MKKESKYQAVVSFLKKGIESGKFPTGSRLPSIRQLSQDFHCSKDTIQRALLELRHEQYLYAKPQSGYYVLEQGQHQDLEIEVTDEHASAYDDFRLCINETLIGRENYLFNYYDNQEGLEVLRQSVHQLLFDQALYCKPDQLVLTSGTQQALFILSQIDFPSKGAEILVEQPTYHRMNRLLVAQGLAYQTIERRIDGIDLEKLEEQFKSGKIKFFYTIPRFHYPLGHSYSDQEKRAILDLANQYGVYIVEDDYLGDLDSKKGQTFHYLDTEDRVIYIKSFSTSLFPALRITALILPNALKEAFVSYKNILDYDSNLIMQKALSLYIDSQLFEKNRLARLTLQENYQAQIKEVLEKNTCPLPHYSLHDGLLLDLRNYPKIASLKHSSLKLDFFEKAYLKTCPYQFAKVTLENLEELLEYIKAELD
- a CDS encoding ABC transporter ATP-binding protein gives rise to the protein MKKPIIEFKNVSKVFEDSNTKVLKDINFELEEGKFYTLLGASGSGKSTILNIIAGLLDATTGDILLDGVRINDIPTNKRDVHTVFQSYALFPHMNVFENVAFPLRLRKIDKKEIEQRVAEVLKMVQLEGYEKRSIRKLSGGQRQRVAIARAIINQPRVVLLDEPLSALDLKLRTDMQYELRELQQRLGITFVFVTHDQEEALAMSDWIFVMNDGEIVQSGTPVDIYDEPINHFVATFIGESNILPGTMIEDYLVEFNGKRFEAVDGGMKPNEPVEVVIRPEDLRITLPEEGKLQVKVDTQLFRGVHYEIIAYDELGNEWMIHSTRKAIVGEEIGLDFEPEDIHIMRLNETEEEFDARIEEYVEIEEQEAGLINAIEEERDEENNL
- the murB gene encoding UDP-N-acetylmuramate dehydrogenase, whose amino-acid sequence is MSVKEKMLEILEGIDIRFKEPLKTYTYTKVGGRADYLVLPRNRYEMARVVQFANQENIPWMVLGNASNIIVREGGVRGFVILCDKLNNVSVDGYTIEAEAGANLIETTRIALRHSLTGFEFACGIPGSIGGAVFMNAGAYGGEIAHILQSCQILTKEGEIETLSAKDLAFGYRHSAIQDSGAIVLSAKFALAPGNHQVIKQEMDRLTHLRELKQPLEYPSCGSVFKRPVGHFAGQLISEAGLKGYRIGGVEVSEKHAGFMINVADGTAKDYEDLIQSVIEKVKEHSGVTLEREVRILGEKE
- the phoU gene encoding phosphate signaling complex protein PhoU: MLRSQFEEDLEKLHNQFYAMGQEVLSQINRTVRAFVTHDRDLAKEVIEDDAEVNEYEVKLEKKSFEMIALQQPVSQDLRTVLTVLKAVSDVERMGDHAVSIAEATIRMKGEQRIPSVEEEIKKMGRDVKNFVEAALDLYLNGSVDQAYEVAAMDEKINHYFDSIRDLATEEIRKNPEAIVTGRDYFQVISFLERIGDYAKNICEWVVYFETGKIVEL
- a CDS encoding YhfC family glutamic-type intramembrane protease, coding for MTLHIILTMIALVLVLVGGTWYAKKRFKISLAVMGLGAIAFFVSSQVLEKIVHLLILHPQKDGTIPLMQEQPFLYVLYGIAMAALFEETARLVFFKWLEKKRSLEDRDALAYGLGHGGLELLYLGLGSLISLLILFSLIQSSNTDVANLLPKSTLETVQSLSVWQVYLLGVERVLALVLQIGLSIWVYQSVRQKKWIYLVAAYGLHALFDLAPALSQVGWIANPLLVEVILLLEVLAFIWLTKSTFWKKS
- a CDS encoding ABC transporter substrate-binding protein, whose protein sequence is MKFKKWMLVVCSMLASMVLVACQSSTDSSQSAVEAIKQKGKLVVATSPDYAPFEFQSLVDGKNQVVGADIDMAQAIADELGVKLEISSMSFDNVLTSLQTGKADLAIAGISATDERKEVFDFSIPYYENKMSFLVRKADLDKYKDLSSLASANIAAQKGTVPETMVKEQLPNAQLTSLTNMGEAVNELQAGKVDAVHMDEPVALSYAGKNSDLAVATVNLTMKDGEANAVAIKKNQSDLKAVVDKVIQKLKDDGTYQSYLEKAAKLTEVEQ
- a CDS encoding ABC transporter permease, with the protein product MKKTTSKLFVVPYMLWIALFVLAPLVLIFGQSFFNIEGQFSLENYKSYFASQNLTYLKMSFNSVLYAGIVTMVTLLISYPTALFLTRLKHRQLWLMLIILPTWINLLLKAYAFIGIFGQNGSINQFLEFIGIGSQQLLFTDFSFIFVASYIELPFMILPIFNVLDDMDNNLINASYDLGATKWETFRHVIFPLSMNGVRSGVQSVFIPSLSLFMLTRLIGGNRVITLGTAIEQNFLTNDNYGMGSTIGVILILTMFITMWVTKERRER